accgcatcatgtataaacctaGCGTTTGACGTAACAGTCTCTGCAAGAGCAACATCCagttaaaataagtggggggtcgctgttcccccgctacacactcccactacaccactgagggggatgcatcccccctgttaaaataagtggggggtcgGCGTCCCCCCGCGACCCCCCCACACTACACTCCTGAGTATGGGGGTATGCgaaacatttgcaaggtggaaggcaatatcaatagcctaaaatatcaagaagtataagctacatcttacattcccaatcataaaaggggtcaaattttgcagcagggtggtgctccatctcatacatccatctctacatcaaagttccttaaggtgaagaagatcaaggtgctccaggactggccagcccagtcaccagacatgaacatgagcatgtttggggtaggatgaaagaggaagcttggaagacaaaaccaaataatttgatgaactctgggaggcatgtaagactgcattctttgctattcctgatgacttcatcaataaattgtatgaatcattgtcgAACCGCATGGTTGCAgtccttcaagctcgtggaagtcacacaaaatattaaatatggcactaatagcaccacaacgttattcaccagtgttatgaagcatatatttgtatatgaagtgaattatttgtttgattttccccttactttctgtgggcgacaaaacttttgtcttgccaaaatctgacctttctgtgttcattaaatgatcaatatttctgcagtaaagcaaatttattttcgtaaattaaatctcatttgggagggtttcagctttcatatgagtaatttctaaaaccaattgaTGAagttaaagtcaggttataagcttttgtttccacaacatggataagcaacagaacttatgtcagggactgtatacCTGCAGATTTATAGTGCACAGCATCAGAGACGTTTGACCTTCAACACTCGAATGAAGACacgtttttttttatcacaaacCCTCTATGAATCACATTATAAAACAGTAAAATGCTACTTTCCAACATACCACAGTGAGACTGTTTAAAACTTTCAAAAAGATTATATTAAAACATTTCAGAGATATTTAAATGTACAACTACTTGTTCGGATTACATAGATGTGCACTTacatatattaaaatatttcttAGCCAAACCAAGGACATACAAGCTAACAACTAACAAAGCCTACAGATTGTAACAAATAAGCTATAGCATGTAACTTTAAAAAACAAGTCTAGCAGTGTCTACAGAAAGGAGCACACCCATCACATCCAGTTAAAGTCACAATCACCAAGGCCAGGTGGGTGTGAGACTGCTGGACTGCTCTGCGAGGCAGCTCTGTCACCAGTTTTGAAGATGAAGATAAACTGTCCAACCTTTCACAAAGAATCATTTAATGTTTTCAGTATTATTCTCAGCATTAAAATGTAGAAAAGCATTTAATGTTTTCAGTATTATGTGAAGTATGTGCAGACAAAAGGATGGAAGCACTCAACAGAAgcatttaaagaaataaataaaaacaaaaccaaacctAGAAGCTACAGCAAAAGAGGGGGTGTGGCTAATGAACACACACCTAAGAAAGGTGTGGACATATGGAACACTGACGAGTGTAAACACAAACGGAAGCAAAGCCCGCGTGTTCACTGCTGTCAAACGCCAGGAGCCGTCAGCAAAGGGACGTTGCAAAGGTACCTTGATACGTATCTACGTGGGTTCTGCAGTCAAACCTGGCAAATTGCAGGACAATTGCttcttacaaaaacaaattgagTAGCAAGCACGCTGTCAGGGAGAGAGttcgtttgtacaggcacgcCTCGCTGACATGTACCAGAATTCACCTCACATGAACTTGACATGCTATACGAAACATCTACTGCTGCCACAAATAGATCTCTCACATTATCACTATaacacatacactacatacactacactacatacactACAGCTACAAACACTACAGCTACATAAGTTGCCCACATGCTGCTGACATCAATAACTTTCATAATAGTTTTCATAATTCACGAACAGCTGTAGCATGTTTCTGTGTCCATAAATCATTACGTTATATATGGAGTCATATTCACTGTTCTTGTCGAACTGTCTTTATAAAGAAGACAACTCGACAACAGTTGTCTTGTCGAGTTCTATCAAGTTGTGGCATTATAAATGATGATGCATTACTGTATCACTGTATTTCTTAAACCCTAACAAACTAAATAAGGACGTAAGGGTGCATAAACCAGGGTGCGACAGATAAAGACATGAAACTCAACCTGCAGTGACAAAGACATCCAGGAGTTGATATTCAGTAAATACAAATATGTGTGTCAGTCAGTCCTGCGTCAGTGCTGTTCAGAGGCGTTTAGACAGAACAGCACCAGTGCTCTTCCTCCGAGTTGCTCAGGGACTTGTGATCTCCTCTCACTCCAGGTCTTCCAGCACAAGTTCGTTCTGCATCTGTCCATTACATAAGCTCCTCCTCTCCACAGAAACCCTCCTCTCATCCAAATGCCCGTCCACGAACACCCGATTCCGTTTCCATGCCCCTTTCTTGCGGCCTGTTTCCATGGCAGCTGCGGCAGATGGTTGGGGCAGCGTCTGCACCAGGCACAGGCCAAATTTGAATGCTGCCTGGAAGCCTCGGCGGAAGTTCTCGTTGAAGTATCCATAGACGATGGGGTTGATGCTGCTGTTGAAGAAGGCCAGCCAATGTGCGAAAGGGTACACATAGACGGCCAGCACGTCCAGCTGACTGGAGCTCATGTTCCCATAGTCCGTCAGCAGAATGATGATCCACAGAGGAAGCCAGGACACGGTGAACAGCAGAGCCACCATCAGGAGCATGTTAACCACACGGATCTTCCTGCGGTTGACACGACGGACTTCGTCTTGGGGCTGTCCGCCCCGGATGAGGGCCGGAGAGGTGAAGAGCTTGAGGGCGATGCGTGTGTACATGATAGCAATGAGTGTCACGGGCACCAGGTAGATGTGTGAGAACAGCACCATGGTGTAGACTTTCCTCATGCTCTGGTCTGGCCACGCCTCCCAGCATGTGTACAGCGGATATGTGGAGTTGTCCCGGTCCACCATGAAGTGAAAGGCATCGTGGGAAACGGTGAGTGTAATGGCTGAAGGACACATGATGATGATGGCCAGAGCCCAGAtgaaggtgatggtgatgatggccTGACGAAGGGTGAGTTTCTGCTGGAAGGGATATACGATGCAGCGGAACCTGGGagacaccacagacaacacatttACATGTACATAAACATTTTCACGTACATaaacatttacacatacatgaacatttacatgtaaataaatatttacatgtacatgaacatgtacacatactagtggtgggccgttaactgCCCACCActaacacatacataaacatttacACGTACATAAATATTTTAGGCATGTTTTATACTGTCCTTTAGGTTTAGATTACTGTAGATAGCAATAAAAcgtaaaaacatttaaatgccAGCATAATCAAATAATACAAAGTACACATAATTAACACCTAAAACATCCACATAGAACTAGACAGATAGACACTATATGACCATGAACCACTTGAAAGCAAAGCAGAAAAAAGGAGCTTTAACCTACATGCCTTTTACATCACACAGACAGTCACAGGCTTGAAGTCTATTATACTTACAATAACTGGTACTCTATAATCAGACTTATACTCAGTACTCTATACTCAGGTGACGCAATCTCTGCCCTGTATAAATGCGAGAATCTTCTTGACATTGCAAGGTCTCATTACCTTTGTTAGCTGTGCGTGATTTCTGTAGCACGTACAAAATATAAGAGCTGCTTTACACAGTCACCTGTTTTAGTGGTTTAATTACTGCTACAAGTAGCTAATCATCCATAGCAACAGTGAAGCGAACCTGTTCTTAAATGTGAACCTGTTCTTAAATGTGAATCTGTtcttgtcacggtcacagctccggacccttccctgtgggcgtgtcattatgtcgtctgcgtgcagttatgtccatgtttgtagttccgtgggtgtgggatgtttgtgagcgtgttcgtagtatcaCCCGTGCCTTGTCCCGTGATCACTGGGGAACaagttaatcacctatttaatgtgcgttcgcgcaatgtctcgtgctcgtctttgtctaaagcttgtGTCGTGTGAGTGTGCCTGTGCGAGTGCTTGCGCGATCCGCGCCGCACTCTGTTGATTGTTCACTAAAATAAACGTTATATGTTGACGTTACCCGCTCGTTGTGCCTGCCTCATCCCACCGTAACATAAAGACGAGCCGACAAGATGCCGGGATACGCGCCAAGGaagaagaagggcaagaagaagGGCAAGCGTGGCCATTCGTCCTTCCCTGCTCCTGCCCGAGGAGCGTTCATGGTGGAGGGATCCTTCCCCCCTGCAGAATTGGAGGATGAGGGGCCAGTGTTTATGAGTACAGGTGCGTGGGTGCAGACCCCCCCGGAATTCGAGTTCGGGAGTGACGAGTCAGAGGAGGGGGATAGTTTCCCGTCTTCAGGAGGCTCGGAGGACGAGAGCGAAGCCAGCTTCGTTCCACCCAAACACTCCGAATCTCCCCAGACAGACGAAATCAGCCCTCTGCATGCGGTGAGCTCCGTCCCCACGGAGGGTTACAGTGAGGAAGAGGGCGAAGACGTCAACCCTACTCCATCAGTCTACTCGGCGCCAACCGAGTATtacggtgaagaggagccaGACGTCAGCCCCACTCCTTCCGTTTACTCGGCGCCAACCGATTATtacggtgaagaggagccaGACGTCAGCCCCACTCCTTCCGTTTACTCTGCGCCAACCGAGTATtacggtgaagaggagccaGACGTCAGCCCCACTCCTTCCGTTTACTCGGTGCCAACCGAGTATtacggtgaagaggagccaGACGTCAGCCCCACTCCTTCCATTTACTCGGCGCCAACTGAGTATTATGGTGAAGAGGAGCCAGACGTCAGCCCCACTCCTTCCGTTTACTCGGCACCAACTGAGTATTATGGTGAAGAGGAGCCAGACGTCAGTCCCCCTTCATCCGTATGCGTGCCTCCCGCCGAGACCGACAGCGAGGGCGAGGAGGCAGCGGGCTCTTCCGCCTCTATATGTTCAGAGGGGACGGTGAGGTCCGAGAAGAGTGGCCGGCCGGAGGAAGAGACTCGGTCTACCTCAGAGGCAAGCAGGATGGTGTGCTCGCCCTACGTCACATCAGACGAGGCGATGTTGCACAGCCTGGGCACCtctgaggaggaagaggtgaTGGAAATGTCGGGGGGTGAGGAGATGCTGCCCCGGAGAGCGCAAGAGACCCGTAGCCCGAGGGTGTATTATGGGGTGCACTCTGAGACACCTCGTACCCCGGCCGGTGAACGGCGTCGGGCAAACCCGCCGCCAGCGCCCAGGAAGAAGCCAGACGCGCCCAAAGCGAAGCCAGCGGGCGCGCCCTCGCCTGGAGCTCCAAGCAGCGCTGCGCGCGCGGGAGGATCGGTCCCGAGAACCGGGGGGACTCCGCCCCTGGTTCCGCCTGCAGCCCTGGGAGGGTTCGCGCCGCTGGCCGCGCTCTTGCAAGCAGGGAGCGCGATCTCCTGGCTGCccgtgcctgtgtgtttgtcagtccCGTTGTTTAtccctaatttccttttccctcttgtgccccttgtgtttcatgtacctgtgtgtgtgattgtgaacgtgcctgtgttgaatgtattttcccctgtcttcccagggagggtgttctagagctgtccgcggcggttcccaccatcgggggagacggctctcagGGGATCGTGAgtccggcggctccggacctgcccgttggtgtaggttcggggctttccagctgcgcgggacggtccgggagtagcgagcccctggtggaaggttctgtcacggtcacagctccggacccttccctgtgggcgtcattatgtcgtctgcgtgcagttatgtccatgtttgtagttccatgggtgtgggatgtttgtgagcgtgttcgtagtatcacctgtgccttgtctcgtgatcactggggaacgagttaatcacctatttaatgtgcggtcgcgcaatgtctcgtgctcgtctttgtctaaagcttgtGTCGTGTgagtgtgcctgtgtgagtgcTTGCGCGATCCGCGCCGCACTCTGTTGATTGTTCACTAAATAAACGTTATATGTTGACGTTACCCGCTCGTTGTGCCTGCCTCATCCCACCGTAACAGTTCTTAAATGTGAATCTGTTCTATATGTAAACCTGTTCTTAAATGTGAAGCTATTCTAAAATGTGAACCTTTTCTAAATGCGAACCTGTTATTAAATACGTGTCAGAAAGAGCAGCGAGATTCACCTCTCTATAGCAATAGCCACGAGTGTGAAGACCGAGGCAGATACTGAAGCACCCTGTACCAGACCACCCATCTTACAGGTCACCTCATCGAAGGGCCAGCCTGGAGTCAGACAAAAGTGTCAGACCATGGGGTGAGACAGAAGGGTCAGATCATGGGGTGAGACAGAAGGGTCAGATTATGGGGTGAGACAGAAGGGTCAGACCATGGGGTGAGACAGAAGGGTCAGATCATGGGGTGAGACAGAAGGGTCAGACCATGGGGTGAGACAGAAGGGTCAGATCATGGGGTGAGACAGTGGGATGAGACAGTAGGGTTAGACACAGCATAATCAGAGCACTGGAATTTATAGTCGCAAGATTCTTCCCTGATGGTTACCTGGCAACTAGTTCCTATGAGCTGCTGTTTACTTGTTGTTATGGACATAAtgtataattaattaattaatgtgaACAGCTTTGCTGTTACTGTTTTTCTGGCCAAAGCAGAGTGCTCCTTACTGTATCTGCAACTAAGCAAGAAAAATATCAGATACATGTGAAGTAGCAATTATCCAGCCACCCAccgcaaaccccccccccccccccaccccacccctatGTACAGCAATGTCAATAACAGCATAACAGATCTGCTGCTCCACACCTGCACTCACCTGTTATTAGGTTGTCAGCTAGTGTGATGGGCAGGCAGAAGATCCCCACCAGCAAGTCGCTGATGGCCAGGTTGAGGATGAAGATGTTGGTGACTGTCCTCATCTGCTT
The genomic region above belongs to Brachyhypopomus gauderio isolate BG-103 chromosome 3, BGAUD_0.2, whole genome shotgun sequence and contains:
- the LOC143509782 gene encoding neuropeptide FF receptor 1, which produces MEDYNADQELTTLPTGEEPAVPRSGCVPLNASDLQRAASSYTFSSYYQHSPAVATIFILAYLLIFFLCMVGNLLVCFTVLKNKQMRTVTNIFILNLAISDLLVGIFCLPITLADNLITGWPFDEVTCKMGGLVQGASVSASVFTLVAIAIERFRCIVYPFQQKLTLRQAIITITFIWALAIIIMCPSAITLTVSHDAFHFMVDRDNSTYPLYTCWEAWPDQSMRKVYTMVLFSHIYLVPVTLIAIMYTRIALKLFTSPALIRGGQPQDEVRRVNRRKIRVVNMLLMVALLFTVSWLPLWIIILLTDYGNMSSSQLDVLAVYVYPFAHWLAFFNSSINPIVYGYFNENFRRGFQAAFKFGLCLVQTLPQPSAAAAMETGRKKGAWKRNRVFVDGHLDERRVSVERRSLCNGQMQNELVLEDLE